The segment cagcagggtgtagttgatcccaggaatacacttcccctctgaatataaattcttctatgtacagtttgcaaggtatatctgactagcttatcccgcttgttataaagctgtcatcactttcttagatcccttactacgttctacctgcccagcaattacctcttcacagaggtgctgtgtgcagctgggtgtaggaagtgtgacaggctttacttaagtcagctttgtattgtgctgcatttacatattgcgcaacttgttccgcacatcccctgaccggtcaggttttgtatattggactcggaaggtcccataataaatatttgtttttttgataaatattgttgttgcaaactattttgtaccttacacacagtgtactttgcctatccttacggttcaagggtggaggcaggactcccgattgccatcccctttactacttatgtatataaatcgtgctagtaaaaatattgttttttcaaaagagtgctgtttccctgtcttttttcaacctggctattttccaggatgagttcttctgttatattacacattataatatatatatatatatatatatatatatatatatatatatatatatatatatatatatatatatatatatatatatatatatatatatatatacacacacatatatacatatatatacacatatacacacaccagacATTGTGCACTGATATTTTGAAGTATTTTAAAAGTTGGAGGTTTGTCAGTGCTCACCAGTAATACCCCATTAGGCTGTGGTTGGAGGAGAGTCCCACTGCTATCACTGGCTCCATCAAGTTTTATAAAGGTTGCTACATTTTTGCAGTGAGTGCAGGGGTtgtgcagtgagatatttcagTCTGTTACCAGCTGTTGTGGTTGAACTGCACTCTCTGCCTCCCTATGTTTTAAAGGGAGTCCCCACCCATGCTAgccattatgccaccacatatATCCCTACTATGAAGCACagcaaaaagataaatatattaaaaaaaaaaaaaaaaacataatttatgaaagaacttacctgataaattaatttctttcatattagcaagagtccatgagctagtgacgtatgggatatacattcctaccaggaggggcaaagtttcccaaacctcaaaatgcctataaatacacccctcaccacacccacaattcagtttaacgaatagccaagaagtggggtgataagaaaaaagtacgaaagcatataaaataaggaattggaataattgtgctttatacaaaaaaatcataaccaccacaaaaaagggcgggcctcatggactcttgctaatatgaaagaaatgaatttaacaggtaagttcttacataaattatgttttctttcatgtaattagcaagagtccatgagctagtgacgtatgggataatgactacccaagaagtggatctttccacacaagagtcactagagagggagggataaaataaagacagccaattcctgctgaaaataatccacacccaaaataaagtttaacgaaaaacataagcagaagattcaaactgaaaccgctgcctgaagtactttcctaccaaaaactgcttcagaagaagaaaacacatcaaaatggtagaatttagtaaaagtatgcaaagaggaccaagtcgctgctttgcagatctggtcaaccgaagcttcattcctaaacgcccaggaagtagaaactgacctagtagaatgagctgtaatcctctgaggcggagttttacccgactcaacataggcaagatgaattaaggatttcaaccaagatgccaaagaaatggcagaagctttctggccttttctagaaccggaaaagataacaaatagactagaagtcttacgaaaagatttcgtagcttcaacataatatttcaaagctctaacaacatccaaagaatgcaacgatttctccttagaattcttaggattaggacataatgaaggaaccacaatttctctactaatgttgttggaattcacaactttaggtaaaaattcaaaagaagttcgcaacaccgccttatcctgatgaaaaatcagaaaaggagactcacaagaaagagcagataattcagaaactcttctggcagaagagatggccaaaaggaacaaaactttccaagaaagtaatttaatgtccaatgaatgcataggttcaaacggaggagcttgaagagctcccagaaccaaattcaaactccaaggaggagaaattgacttaatgacaggttttatacgaaccaaagcttgtacaaaacaacgaacatcaggaagaatagcaatctttctgtgaaaaagaacagaaagagcagagatttgtcctttcaaagaacttgcggacaaacccttatctaagccatcctgaaggaactgtaaaatcctcggtattctaaaagaatgccaggaaaaatgatgagaaagacaccaagaaatataagtcttccagactctataatatatctctcgagatacagatttacgagcctgtaacatagtattaatcacagagtcagagaaacctctttgaccaagaatcaagcgttcaatctccatacctttaaatttaaggatttcagatcctgatggaaaaaaggaccttgtgacagaaggtctggtcttaacggaagagtccacggttggcaagaggccatccggacaagatctgcataccaaaacctgtgaggccatgccggagctaccagcagaacaaacgagcattccttcagaatcttggagattactcttggaagaagaactagaggcggaaagatataggcaggatgatacttccaaggaagtgatattgcatccactgcctccgcctgaggatcccgggatctggacagatacctgggaagtttcttgtttagatgggacgccatcagatctatttctggaagttcccacatttgaacaatctgaagaaatacctctgggtgaagagaccattcgcccggatgcaacgtttggcgactgagataatccgcttcccaattgtctacacctggaatatgaaccgcagagattagacaggagctggattccgcccaaaccaaaattcgagatacttctttcatagccagaggactgtgagtccctccttgatgattgatgtatgccacagttgtgacattgtctgtctgaaaacaaatgaactattctctcttcagaagaggccaaaactgaagagctctgaaaattgcacggagttccaaaatattgatcggtaatctcacctcctgagattcccaaactccttgtgccgtcagagatccccacacagctccccaacctgtgagacttgcatctgttgaaattacagtccaggtcggaagcacaaaagaagccccctgaattaaacgatggtgatctgtccaccatgttagagagtgtcgaacaatcggttttaaagatattaattgagatatcttcgtgtaatccttgcaccattgcttcagcatacagagctgaagaggtcgcatgtgaaaacgagcaaaggggatcgcgtccgatgcagcagtcataagacctagaatttccatgcataaggctaccgaagggaatgattgtgactgaaggtttcgacaagctgtaatcaactttagacgtctcttgtctgttaaagacagagtcatggacactgaatccatctggaaacccagaaaggttacccttgtctgaggaatcaaagaactttttggtaaattgatcctccaaccatgatcttgaagaaacaacacaagtcgattcgtatgagattctgctaaatgaaaagactgagcaagtaccaagatatcgtccaaataaggaaataccacaataccctgttctctgattacagacagcagggcaccgagaacttttgtaaaaattcttggagctgtagctaggccaaacggcagagccacaaactggtaatgcttgtccagaaacgagaatctcaggaactgataatgatctggatgaatcggaatatgcagatatgcatcctgtaaatctattgtggacatataattcccttgctgaacaaaaggtaagatagtccttacagttaccatcttgaatgttggtatccttacataacgattcaacatttttagatccagaactggtctgaaagaattctccttctttggtacaatgaagagatttgaataaaaccccatcccctgttccggaactggaactggcataattactccagtcaactctagatctgaaacacatttcagaaatgcttgagcttttactggatttactgggacacgggaaagaaaaaatctctttgcaggaggtctcaacttgaaaccaattctgtacccttctgaaacaatgctctgaatccaaagattgtgaacagaattgatccaaatttccttgaaaaaacgtaacctgccccctaccagctgagctggaatgagggccgcaccttcatgtggacttagaagcaggctttgcctttctagctggcttggatttattccaaactggagatggtctccaaactgaaactgctcctgaggatgaaggatcaggcttttgttctttgttgaaacgaaaggaacgaaaacgattattagccctgtttttacctttagattttttatcctgtggtaaaaaagttcctttcccaccagtaacagttgaaataatggaatccaactgagaaccaaataatttgttaccctggaaagaaatggaaagtaaagttgatttagaagccatatcagcattccaagttttaagccataaagctcttctagctaaaatagctagagacataaacctgacatcaactctgataatatcaaaaatggcatcacagataaaattattagcatgctgaagaagaataataatatcatgagaatcacgatgtgttacttgttgcgctaaagtttccaaccaaaaagttgaagccgcagcaacatcagccaaagatatagcaggtctaagaagattacctgaacacagataagcttttcttagaaaggactcaattttcctatctaaaggatccttaaacgaagtaccatctgacgtaggaatagtagtacgtttagcaagggtagaaatagccccatcaactttagggatcttgtcccaaaattctaatctgtcagacggcacaggatataattgcttaaaacgtttagaaggagtaaatgaattacccaaattatcccattctttggaaattactgcagaaatagcatcaggaacaggaaaaacttctggaataactacaggagatttaaaaaccttatttagacgtttagatttagtatcaagaggaccagaatcctctatttctaaagcaattaggacttctttaagtaaagaacgaataaattccattttaaataaatatgaagatttatcagcatcaacctctgagacagaatcctctgaaccagaggaatcatcagaatcagaatgatgatgttcagttaaaaattcatctgtagggagagaagttttaaaagattttttacgtttactagaaggagaaataacagacatagccttctttatggattctgaaacaaaatctcttatattatcaggaacattctgcaccttagatgttgaaggaactgcaacaggcaatggtactttactaaaggaaatattatctgctttaacaagtttgtcatgacaatcaatacaaacaacagctggaggaatagctaccaaaagtttacagcagatacacttagctttggtagattcagcacttaacagcgattttcctgtagtatcttctgactcagatgcaacgtgagacatcttgcaatatgtaagagaaaaaacaacatatatataaagcaaaattgatcaaattccttaaatgacagtttcaggaatgggaaaaaatgccaaagaacaagcttctagcaaccagaagcaataaaaaatgagacttaaataatgtggagacaaaagtgacgcccatatttttttcgcgccaaataagacgcccacattatttggcgcctaaatgctttttggcgccaaaaatgacgccacatccggaacgccgacatttttggcgcaaaataacgtaaaaaaaagacgcaacttccggcgacacgtatgacgccggaaacggaaatagaatttttgcgccaaaaaagtccgcgccaagaatgacgcaataaaatgaagcattttcagcccccgcaagcctaacagcccacagggaaaaaagtcaaattttaaggtaagaaaaatgttaaaatgcattatcccaaatatgaaactgactgtctgaaaataaggaaagttgaacattctgagtcaaggcaaataaatgtttgaatacatatatttagaactttataaacaaagtgcccaaccatagctaggagtgtcacagaaaataagacttacttaccccaggacactcatctacatatagtagatagccaaaccagtactgaaacgagaatcagcagaggtaatggtatatataagagtatatcgtcgatctgaaaagggaggtaagagatgaatctctacgaccgataacagagaacctatgaaatagaccccttagaaggagatcactgcattcaaataggcaatactctcctcacatccctctgacattcactgcacgctgagaggaaaaccgggctccaacttgctgcggagcgcatatcaacgtagaatctagcacaaacttacttcaccacctccatcggaggcaaagtttgtaaaactgaattgtgggtgtggtgaggggtgtatttataggcattttgaggtttgggaaactttgcccctcctggtaggaatgtatatcccatacgtcactagctcatggactcttgctaattacatgaaagaaaagattaatTATTTCTGTCACCAAATTTGCACCCCACCCCCTCTGTAGAAGCGCACTTAGGCGGTTGCCTAGTTGACTATATTGTAGCACCGGCCCTGATCTGTAGGGTGGAATAATTAACTGCACAACATTTTACATCTCTACAAAAATAAGGGCACTGTGTAACTtgtttccctttaatttgtttccaattatttaCTATACTACTTGCAGAATATTACATGTATTGGAAACTGCTTCTTTATGTTAATTGCTGTAGTTTGTTGCTCATTGTTTTCAAGGACATGCTTATTCAGATGGGCTGAGTCTTCAGAAAGAGCAGATCTTCAATCTCACTATCGCTATACATGGACAATACTTaggtatttaaatgtttattttaggtGATGATTTCAATAAACAAAACCAGcttttttaattacaaaaaaaaaaaaaaacctaaatcagcattttttttaaaacatgtaatactctgcagttggtataagacACTGAGAACACTATAAGGGTAAAATGTTACAGTACACTATCTTTTAAAGGCAAgttttaaattattcttttttttacctTATCACTCCCATCTGTTGTCCTTCAGTTTCAATGTCCCAAATCTTCATTGTACTGTCCCAAGATCCAGAACAGAGATGATTCCCACAGGAAGCCAGACACCAGGCCCAGCCCTGTAAAAGCAGGAACCATAAAGATTGTATCTGTactcattgtgtatgtgtgtgattttcaCTGAGTATACTGTACCTTGTGGGTGCCAGTTTTCTCTGTCCCTAAAGCCTTGACAGTGACTTTGTCTATGCCTTGATCAAGTTTTCTCAGGTCCCAAAGACTGACATTTCTATCCCGAGATCCAGATGCACACAAAGCTCCCCCCTGAGACAAGTAGAGTAACCTGATGTCACTTTGTGATGCATCAATATATTCAGATTACATTACATGGAGAGGTTACAGAAAATATCCCTTCTATGTAATGAATTTATGGAGTTGAAGTTTGTTTTGCTTTATTAAAATCCAAAAATGCAGCCATAATAACTATACTTTTCAGAATGCCTATGAGTTCCTTAAAGGGTGAGACCCTCAGGTATTTACATGGTAGTTGTGGTCACATATGGCACATCAATTAGTTCATATTCTTCTTATCTGCTgttaaaaatattaatgtttacagAAGGTGTGGGAGGGAGCTCCTGGGAAACCTCTGCCTATGTGTAACATAGAGGTAAAATGCTGTTATATGTCTGTGACATCCCACCTGAAGCAGCAGCACGTCATCTACAGATGCAAAGTGACCATCAGCCAGTGAGTAATGTATTGCCTTCTTCCCATTGTCTGACCAACGAGAGAGATGCTCCTCTAGATCAATGCAAGCACTTGGCCAATCAAAATCATCTTCTGTATAAAAAGAAGGAATTATCCTGTTTGATtctgtgttttaaatatattttttaaaaaaaaaagaaaaagaaaaacaaagtgccCTGATAATTGGGTAAAAGGAGGATGTAAAATGTATGTGTCCTGATCCATGTGTATTAGAATGAGGATGGAAAGATGCGCCCTGACGTACCACAAATGTAAAGTTTTATTTCTGATGTCTGTCTACAACACTCAAAGATgtatgtgtcctgatgtctgtgtatcaAGAGAAGATAGGAgtcttatttctgtatattaaaattTTTTGTCATTAATTGGTTTCTAATGCCTTTGTACTAATTGGTGTGAAAAATGTATCCCTGTGTCTATGTATTAGGAGGTGTTAAGGACAAATTCTGATTCATTTTTTACTTAAAACCAATATACATTATGTCTATGTATCAGATAAGAAATATGTATTAGATAAGAAATAAGAGTCCAGATATGTTTATCAGATGCATTATTTGCATTATTTTTCTAACTTTCATTAGTTAGAGGTAAAATGTATTTCCTGCTGATATATGTACCCTGATGTCTGTTTATAAGTATATTAGATCTATATATTTGATATGTGTGTGTTAAGAGGAGATAAGAGGCATGTGTCTTGACACCTCTGTATTAGTATAGGAGAAAGGAGTTTTGTATCATAGACTGGCTGCTACATTACCCACCTGATCTGTGCTCAGTTTACTTACGTTCAACCACTGGAAATCTGGCACCAACCCTTTTCTGTACTCGTATCCTCCAAGCAACTTCCTCATTCACAATATCTCTAAATGTTCGACACACTAATGGAAGTACACTGATGATGAACCGGGGTTCCAACTGAGACAGGATCTGTAAAATCAACTCTAGTGGGAGAAGAAGAAGAGCAGATATTTTCCCATCCTCCCCATTCACAGGTGACCTCTTAAGATCTCGCTCCAAATGCTGGGGATCATCTCTTAGCTGCAGGCATGGAGCGTCTGGTAGAGGATGCGGGCGTGTTCCCTGATGAGCTGGTGCACCCAATACCCTAGACACATAATCCTGTGCCTGCCGGTCTAGATCATCTTGATACTCCCCATCTGAATTGTTATCAGACTCGAGCTGTTGATCACTAGCCATGAAAGGAGTGGTGCACGCTATGTGCCTTGTAGAGTGacatatagaaaaacataatttatgtaagaacttacctgataaattcatttctttcatattagcaagagtccatgagctagtgacgtatgggatatacattcctaccaggaggggcaaagtttcccaaacctcaaaatgcccataaacacacccctcaccacacccacaattcagtttaacgaatagccaagaagtggggtgataagaaaaaaagtgcgaaagcatataaaataaggaattggaataattgtgctttatacaaaatcataaccaccacaaaaaaagggcgggcctcatggactcttgctaatatgaaagaaatgaatttatcaggtaagttcttacataaattatgttttctttcatgtaattagcaagagtccatgagctagtgacgtatgggataatgactacccaagaagtggatctttccacacaagagtcactagagagggagggataaaataaagacagccaattcctgctgaaaaatccacacccaaaataaagtttaacgaaaaacagaagcagaagattcaaactgaaaccgctgcctgaagtacttttctaccaaagactgcttcagaagaagaaaatacatcaaaatggtagaatttagtaaaagtatgcaaagaggaccaagtagctgctttgcagatctggtcaaccgaagcttcattcctaaacgcccaggaagtagaaactgacctagtagaatgagctgtaattctctgaggcggagtcttacccgactcaacataggcaagatgaattaaagatttcaaccaagatgccaaagaaatggcagaagctttctggccttttctagaaccggaaaagataacaaatagactagaagtcttacgaaaagatttcgtagcttcaacataatatttcaaagctctaacaacatc is part of the Bombina bombina isolate aBomBom1 chromosome 6, aBomBom1.pri, whole genome shotgun sequence genome and harbors:
- the FBXW9 gene encoding F-box/WD repeat-containing protein 9 — its product is MASDQQLESDNNSDGEYQDDLDRQAQDYVSRVLGAPAHQGTRPHPLPDAPCLQLRDDPQHLERDLKRSPVNGEDGKISALLLLPLELILQILSQLEPRFIISVLPLVCRTFRDIVNEEVAWRIRVQKRVGARFPVVEQDDFDWPSACIDLEEHLSRWSDNGKKAIHYSLADGHFASVDDVLLLQGGALCASGSRDRNVSLWDLRKLDQGIDKVTVKALGTEKTGTHKGWAWCLASCGNHLCSGSWDSTMKIWDIETEGQQMGVIRGKAAVLCLAFLPDILVAGSYDKRVSVYDPRASSPLVKSRKIHCSPVLSIVADDRHIVSGSEDRTLVVFDRRANAVLQRMPLDNYMFCMSYEAPQLWAGDNQGLIHVYGSQGGTFQHLQCFDVGHASQVTGIWHSEGALYTTSTDKTMKVHIPTDPPKTLCTQTHCNVVNGVSVAGRTVAAASGGQTVEIWKFSE